A genome region from Coffea arabica cultivar ET-39 chromosome 7e, Coffea Arabica ET-39 HiFi, whole genome shotgun sequence includes the following:
- the LOC113700504 gene encoding uncharacterized protein isoform X1 produces MSEIGQTAPSLILKASPEAVILMDALLSCSTFPREDWEIANSILQFWSSLAGCILGHDLSGGGDRKNIQEVNDSMFIDDGEAIDLPDGLVQFRMNFGGTLR; encoded by the exons ATGTCAGAAATTGGTCAGACA GCACCATCTTTGATTTTGAAAGCAAGTCCTGAGGCAGTAATACTCATGGATGCTCTGTTGAG TTGTTCTACTTTTCCACGTGAAGATTGGGAAATTGCTAACTCAATCTTGCAGTTCTG GTCAAGTCTTGCAGGTTGTATTCTTGGGCATGATTTGAGTGGTGGAGGAGATAGAAAGAATATACAAGAA GTGAACGATTCTATGTTTATTGATGATGGAGAAGCTATTGATCTGCCCGATGGCCTTGTTCAATTTCGGATGAATTTTGGTGGAACTTTGCGTTGA
- the LOC113700504 gene encoding uncharacterized protein isoform X2 — MSEIGQTAPSLILKASPEAVILMDALLRSSLAGCILGHDLSGGGDRKNIQEVNDSMFIDDGEAIDLPDGLVQFRMNFGGTLR; from the exons ATGTCAGAAATTGGTCAGACA GCACCATCTTTGATTTTGAAAGCAAGTCCTGAGGCAGTAATACTCATGGATGCTCTGTTGAG GTCAAGTCTTGCAGGTTGTATTCTTGGGCATGATTTGAGTGGTGGAGGAGATAGAAAGAATATACAAGAA GTGAACGATTCTATGTTTATTGATGATGGAGAAGCTATTGATCTGCCCGATGGCCTTGTTCAATTTCGGATGAATTTTGGTGGAACTTTGCGTTGA
- the LOC113700513 gene encoding 8-hydroxygeraniol dehydrogenase-like translates to MMVVCDEHFVVRWPENLPMDAGAPLLCAGITTYSPLRYYGLDKPGMHIGIVGLGGVGHVAVKMAKAFGTKVTVISANINKKKEAIEKLGADNFLVCSDQDQMQEARATLDGIVDTVSAVQPLVPLLDIMVGAPEKSLVVPASPLLQGRKLIGGSSIGGLKETQEMIDFAAKHGVIPEVEIIPIDYVNTAIERLEKADVKYRFVIDVEKTMKASF, encoded by the exons ATGATGGTGGTTTGTGACGAGCATTTTGTAGTTCGCTGGCCGGAGAATCTTCCGATGGATGCCGGTGCCCCTCTTCTATGTGCTGGAATCACAACTTACAGCCCCTTGAGATATTATGGACTTGACAAACCTGGAATGCACATTGGTATTGTTGGTTTAGGTGGGGTAGGACATGTTGCTGTGAAAATGGCCAAGGCATTTGGGACTAAAGTCACTGTTATCAGCGCCAATATTAACAAAAAGAAGGAAGCTATCGAGAAACTTGGAGCTGATAATTTTTTGGTATGCAGCGACCAGGACCAGATGCAGGAAG CGCGTGCTACTTTGGATGGCATTGTTGATACGGTCTCTGCAGTTCAGCCGCTTGTGCCATTGCTCGATATCATGGTTGGTGCGCCAGAAAAGTCGCTCGTAGTGCCAGCATCTCCCCTGCTTCAAG GGAGGAAGCTCATAGGAGGCAGTAGCATTGGCGGGCTAAAGGAGACACAAGAGATGATAGATTTTGCAGCAAAGCACGGAGTAATACCAGAGGTAGAGATCATCCCAATTGATTATGTGAACACCGCGATTGAGCGCCTTGAAAAAGCTGATGTTAAGTACAGATTCGTGATTGACGTTGAGAAAACCATGAAAGCTAGTTTTTAA
- the LOC113697909 gene encoding 8-hydroxygeraniol dehydrogenase-like, with the protein MAKTQHPVKAVGWAARDPSGVLSPFKFSRRATGEHDIQFKVLYCGICHADLHFCKNEWGFSQYPMVPGHEIVGVAIEVGSKVEKVKVGDKVGVGCLVGSCRGCDMCSQDLENYCPKHILTYSAIDTDGTLTQGGYSNIMVADEHFVVRWPENLPMDIGAPLLCAGITTYSPLRYFGLDKPGVHVGIVGLGGLGHVGVKFAKAFGAKVTVISTSEGKRQEAIGKLGADGFLNSRDPEQLQAAAGTMDGIIDTVSAVHPIVPLINLLKPHGKIVMVGVPEKPLEFGTIPLIAGRKTISGSAVGGLKETQEMIDFAAKHNILPDVEIVPVDYVNTAMERLLKADVKYRFVIDIGNTLKSD; encoded by the exons ATGGCAAAAACACAGCATCCAGTGAAGGCTGTAGGATGGGCTGCCAGAGACCCATCTGGAGTGCTCTCTCCATTTAAGTTTTCAAGAAG GGCTACTGGTGAGCATGATATTCAATTCAAAGTGTTGTATTGTGGAATCTGTCATGCGGATCTTCATTTCTGCAAGAATGAATGGGGCTTCTCCCAGTACCCCATGGTGCCAGG GCATGAAATTGTGGGTGTAGCAATTGAAGTTGGTAGTAAGGTTGAGAAAGTCAAGGTTGGGGACAAGGTTGGTGTCGGTTGCCTAGTAGGATCATGTCGCGGCTGTGATATGTGTTCCCAAGATCTTGAGAACTACTGCCCGAAACACATACTAACATACAGCGCCATTGACACGGATGGAACACTCACGCAAGGAGGCTATTCTAATATCATGGTTGCTGATGAGCACTTTGTTGTTCGCTGGCCGGAGAATCTGCCGATGGATATCGGTGCACCCCTCCTATGTGCTGGGATCACTACTTATAGCCCATTGAGATATTTTGGACTCGATAAACCTGGCGTACATGTCGGCATTGTTGGCTTGGGCGGGCTTGGGCATGTTGGCGTGAAATTCGCGAAGGCTTTTGGGGCAAAGGTGACTGTGATCAGTACCTCCGAGGGTAAAAGGCAGGAAGCCATAGGAAAACTTGGTGCAGATGGTTTCTTAAACAGCCGTGATCCTGAGCAGCTGCAG GCTGCGGCAGGTACCATGGATGGTATTATAGATACTGTTTCTGCTGTTCACCCCATTGTCCCACTGATCAATTTGTTGAAGCCTCATGGGAAGATTGTCATGGTTGGGGTACCCGAAAAACCACTTGAATTTGGCACAATTCCCCTTATAGCGG GCAGGAAGACCATTTCTGGGAGTGCCGTCGGTGGCTTAAAGGAAACTCAAGAAATGATCGATTTTGCGGCAAAGCACAATATCTTACCAGATGTGGAGATCGTCCCGGTGGACTATGTCAACACCGCAATGGAGCGCCTGCTGAAAGCTGATGTCAAGTACCGATTCGTGATTGACATTGGAAACACATTGAAATCTGATTAA
- the LOC113702428 gene encoding 8-hydroxygeraniol dehydrogenase-like — MEKSPEEQHPIKAFGWAARDVSGFLSPFNFSRRETGEKDVQINILYCGICHTDLHCAKNEWGSSKYPIVPGHEIMGVVTETGGKVTKFKVGDKVGVGCMVGSCLSCENCSNNLENYCKKIILTYNSVYHDGTPTYGGYSDILVANEHFVVRIPDNLPLDAGAPLLCAGITTYSPLKYFGLDKPGMHIGIVGLGGLGHIAVKFAKAFGVKITVISTSLHKKKKALEHLGADSFLVSTDKDQMKAAMDSMDGILDTASAVHPLLPLISLLKSHGKLVMVGAPDRPLELPVFPMLAGRKILAGSGIGGMKETQEMLDFAAEHNIVADIEIIPMDYVNTAMERLSRADVKYRFVIDVANSLKAA; from the exons ATGGAGAAATCTCCTGAAGAACAGCATCCAATCAAGGCTTTTGGTTGGGCTGCCAGAGACGTTTCTGGTTTTCTCTCTCCTTTCAATTTCTCTAGAAG GGAAACTGGCGAAAAAGATGTTCAAATCAATATATTGTATTGTGGAATATGTCACACTGATCTTCACTGTGCCAAGAATGAATGGGGCTCCTCCAAGTATCCTATTGTTCCAGG GCATGAAATTATGGGAGTGGTGACAGAAACAGGTGGCAAGGTAACCAAGTTCAAAGTTGGGGATAAGGTTGGTGTGGGATGCATGGTTGGATCATGCCTCTCCTGTGAGAACTGTTCCAACAATCTTGAAAACTACTGCAAAAAAATCATTCTAACTTACAATTCAGTCTATCACGACGGAACACCAACATATGGAGGATATTCTGACATATTGGTTGCCAATGAGCATTTTGTAGTCCGAATTCCTGATAATTTGCCACTTGATGCTGGTGCACCTCTACTATGTGCTGGGATCACAACCTATAGCCCCCTCAAGTATTTTGGACTGGACAAACCTGGTATGCACATTGGTATTGTGGGTCTTGGAGGATTAGGGCATATTgctgtgaagtttgcaaaggcATTCGGCGTTAAAATCACAGTCATCAGCACATCTTTgcataagaagaagaaagccCTTGAACATCTTGGCGCTGATTCATTTTTAGTCAGCACTGATAAAGATCAGATGAAG GCAGCTATGGACAGCATGGATGGTATCCTTGACACAGCCTCTGCTGTTCATCCACTCCTTCCATTGATTAGTCTCTTGAAGTCTCATGGAAAGCTTGTTATGGTTGGCGCACCCGATCGGCCACTTGAGCTGCCCGTCTTTCCCATGCTTGCAG GAAGAAAGATACTAGCTGGAAGTGGCATTGGGGGAATGAAGGAGACACAAGAAATGCTTGATTTTGCAGCAGAACATAACATAGTTGCTGATATTGAGATCATTCCAATGGATTATGTCAATACTGCCATGGAGAGATTATCCAGAGCTGATGTCAAGTATAGATTTGTAATTGATGTTGCTAACAGTCTTAAGGCTGCTTAA
- the LOC113700498 gene encoding 8-hydroxygeraniol dehydrogenase-like translates to MAKTPETEHPVKAFGWAARDASGVFSPFNFSRRATGEKDVQFKVLYCGVCHSDLHMSKNEWGVTQYPIVPGHEIVGVVTEVGSKVEKVKVGDKVGVGCLVGSCRSCDMCSQDLENYCSKQILTYSTTYTDGTITYGGYSDVMVADEHFIVRWPENLPLDAGAPLLCAGITTYSPLRYFGLDKPGIHVGIVGLGGLGHVGVKFAKAFGAKVTVISTSENKRKEAIEKLGADAFINSRDPEQMQAAAGTMDGIIDTVSAVHPVVPLMNLVKPHGKVVMVGVPEKPLEFSTFSLIMGRKTLSGSGIGGLKETQEMVDFAAKHNILADVEVIPMDYINTAMERLLKTDVKYRFVIDIGSSSRSA, encoded by the exons ATGGCAAAAACACCAGAAACAGAGCATCCCGTGAAGGCCTTTGGATGGGCAGCTAGGGACGCATCTGGAGTATTCTCTCCATTCAATTTTTCAAGAAG GGCTACTGGTGAGAAGGATGTTCAATTCAAAGTTTTGTATTGTGGGGTGTGTCATTCGGATCTACACATGTCAAAGAATGAATGGGGCGTGACACAGTATCCCATTGTTCCAGG GCATGAAATTGTGGGTGTGGTAACTGAGGTTGGTAGCAAGGTAGAGAAAGTCAAGGTCGGGGATAAGGTGGGCGTGGGCTGCCTAGTCGGATCTTGTCGCAGCTGCGACATGTGTTCCCAAGATCTTGAAAACTACTGCTCGAAGCAGATACTAACATACAGCACCACTTACACGGATGGAACAATAACCTATGGAGGCTATTCTGATGTCATGGTTGCTGATGAGCACTTCATTGTTCGCTGGCCCGAAAATTTGCCTCTTGATGCTGGCGCTCCACTTTTATGTGCAGGGATCACTACATATAGTCCATTGAGATATTTTGGACTCGATAAACCTGGTATACATGTTGGCATTGTTGGCCTTGGTGGCCTTGGCCATGTTGGTGTGAAATTTGCCAAGGCTTTTGGGGCAAAGGTGACTGTGATCAGTACCTCAGAGAATAAAAGGAAGGAAGCCATAGAAAAACTCGGTGCAGATGCATTCATAAATAGTCGTGATCCTGAGCAGATGCAG GCTGCAGCTGGTACCATGGATGGCATTATTGACACTGTTTCTGCCGTCCACCCCGTTGTTCCGTTGATGAATTTGGTGAAGCCTCATGGGAAGGTGGTCATGGTTGGCGTACCCGAAAAACCTCTTGAATTTTCCACATTTTCCCTTATAATGG GCAGGAAGACTCTCTCTGGGAGTGGCATTGGCGGGCTAAAGGAAACCCAAGAAATGGTAGATTTTGCAGCAAAGCACAACATCTTAGCAGATGTTGAGGTCATCCCAATGGACTATATCAACACTGCAATGGAGCGCCTGCTGAAAACTGATGTCAAGTACCGATTTGTGATCGACATTGGGAGTTCATCGAGATCAGCTTAA